The following proteins come from a genomic window of Pseudomonas sp. J452:
- a CDS encoding FkbM family methyltransferase — translation MREEQMPPPDTLKIEARYGDFFITVDDDLICNSIRQYGEWAQQEIDLLCAFINPGDRIIDAGAYIGTHTRAFSEKVGPSGNVYAFEPTPSTFKILQQNVLAAPQANIALFNIGLSTSTTEMTLQLAEESHNRASASSIQLAGAQSITVQMQALDELDIGPIHFMKVDVEGMELQLLQGAEQTINAHAPIIFLEVNSLHGSQGFLEWATQHGYLAYGINVAAFNEQNHRHSPINIFGNAREVGLLLISMQAVDALAETLHGLNLPRIDSYDDLALLLLHKPQYIAGILGDSAAGTILGLNFPTPSAQRNTELSTLLEAKDSALENASQAYMALRNAFDELEQSRLRADQSAHDATAAYTALRIAFDQKKAELAALYETLQARQKPDEQ, via the coding sequence ATGCGTGAAGAGCAAATGCCGCCTCCGGACACACTCAAGATAGAAGCCCGTTATGGCGACTTCTTTATCACCGTGGACGATGACCTGATTTGCAACTCCATTCGGCAATATGGCGAGTGGGCACAGCAGGAAATCGACCTGCTATGCGCATTCATCAACCCCGGCGACCGGATAATTGATGCCGGGGCCTATATTGGTACGCATACCCGCGCATTTTCCGAGAAAGTGGGTCCCAGCGGGAATGTCTACGCGTTCGAACCCACGCCCAGTACATTCAAGATCCTGCAGCAAAATGTGCTGGCAGCGCCACAGGCAAACATTGCACTGTTCAATATCGGGCTGAGTACCAGTACGACCGAGATGACCCTGCAGCTCGCGGAAGAGAGCCATAATCGCGCGAGCGCGAGCTCCATTCAGCTAGCCGGGGCACAATCGATCACAGTGCAAATGCAGGCGCTCGACGAGTTGGATATTGGGCCCATCCACTTCATGAAGGTGGATGTAGAAGGTATGGAGCTGCAACTTCTCCAGGGGGCGGAGCAAACGATCAACGCCCATGCGCCCATTATCTTCCTTGAGGTCAACTCGCTGCACGGTAGTCAGGGTTTCCTCGAATGGGCAACGCAGCATGGCTACCTTGCCTATGGAATAAACGTGGCGGCGTTCAACGAACAGAACCACCGGCATTCCCCGATCAATATATTCGGCAATGCCCGGGAAGTTGGCCTACTGCTTATTTCCATGCAGGCCGTCGATGCGCTTGCAGAAACCTTGCACGGTCTCAACCTGCCGCGCATTGACAGCTATGACGATCTTGCCCTGCTGCTGCTGCACAAACCCCAATACATTGCGGGCATCCTCGGCGACTCAGCTGCTGGCACAATACTAGGCCTGAATTTCCCCACGCCATCAGCACAGCGCAACACCGAGCTAAGTACCCTGCTGGAAGCAAAAGACTCGGCTCTCGAAAATGCTTCGCAGGCCTACATGGCACTACGCAATGCGTTCGATGAATTGGAGCAATCACGCCTACGGGCTGATCAGTCTGCACATG